In Candidatus Electrothrix scaldis, the genomic window CCCACGGTACCGCCATTGCTGCTGGGCAAAGAGAAGTGATGAGCAGATCATGTCTTATCCACAATTTTAACGAATAATGTTATGAAGATTCAACGACTCACAATAGAAAACTTTCGGGGCATCAGAGAGATGGAACTTGCTTTTCATCCCCGACTGAATGTTTTTGCCGGGAAGAATGGTGTTGGCAAAACGACTATCCTGGAAGCATTAGGACAAACAATCGATATTGCCAGATTAAATCATGTTGCTGGTAATGAGAAACAAAATCTGGAAAGCCGTGGGATAATTAATTCCGATGATACTCAGATAAACGCGGAACACGCCCGGCTTGATCTGCAATTATCACTAAAGAATCAAACCATAACAACAACAGCAAGCAGTAATCCTGAAGAAATATCCTCTGATCTTTTCAACCATTTTCCAGAAGCAAATATTAAACTCCCTCACATAACGTTATCAGAGAGCCGTTCGGCAATGGCTGGCACCTATGCTCCTCCTGATAAAACAATGAATATGATATCAGGAATTGATTCTCTTATCGGTATCATAGTGAATAACACTACCCGATATGGGCATTATTTTGCGTGGATCTCAGAGCGTGAGGCATTGGAGAACAACAGATTAAGAAAATTTATTGACAGCGGCAAGGTCTTTGGTAAGGATCATTTTGAAAAAGACAATATCCTGCAAAGAGTAAAAAAGGTGATTGAAGATATTACAGGCTTTAGCGGGTTATTTCATGACAGAGAGCGTTATGGATTCACTCTGCAAAAAGATGTCGGTAAAGAAAAAGATGCGCTCCTTTTTTCCCAGCTCTCTTCCGGCGAAAAGCATTTAGTCGCCTTTGTAACCATGATAGCGGTATATCTTGCCGCCACTTTTTCAGAATCTACAAACCCCTTACAAGAACAGGCTATTTTTCTCATAGATGCTATCGAACTCCACCTGCATCCCTCCTGGCAGCGGGAACTCATCCCCAAACTCCTGCATTCCTTCCCTGGCTGCCAGTTTATCATAACCACCCACTCACCGCAGGTACTGGGCAACATCAAGCCGGAATCAATCTTTCTTTTGAAAAGGGAGAATGATGAGATTATCTGTGAGCACCCTGATGAGAGTTACGGAATGACAATGGATCGGGTGCTGGAACTGGTCATGGATGAAGAATCGCGCCCGAATAAGAAGATCCGTGAAGATATCGAACACCTTTTTGATCATATCAGCAGAAAGGAATTCGACAAGGCTTCCCACCTGCTCAAGGCCCTTAAACAGGACATCCCCAGCGATCCGGAGGTCCTGCGGGCAGAGATGTTGTTGCATAAGAAAGGACTGTCTTTATGAAGCATATCAAGAAAAATATGCCGGAACCGGATCAGTTCAGCCGCTGGAAAAAACAAAACAAGACTGCTGGCTGGAATAATTTTTCAGGAGGGGCAGAATACGGAGAAGTCAAAGAACAACTCATTGCTGAACAGCTTGGGATGTGCTGCTACTGTGAAGTGCTTATATCCCTGGACGCCTGCCATATTGAACATCTGCAACCAAAAAGTGTTTATCCGCAGAACATGTTTGCTTATGAGAACCTTCTGGTTTCCTGCAACCGGAAAGGAAGCTGTGGGCGTAAAAAGGGAAAATGGTATAGCTCTGCTCTGGTATCGCCTTTGGACCAGGATTGTGAAAAACGTTTCACCTATACCCTTGATGGCAGGATAATTCCATCAGATAAAGAAGATGTGTCCGCCTTTGAAACCATAGAGAAACTCGGATTAAATTGCTCTCAGCTCAAAGATCGGCGGAGAAGCATCATCATAATGATGGATAACCATGGAAACGGGCCTGAGCCAAATTATCTGCAAACAGTTACCGCAGGAATATTGCAACGAGAGAAAGCGTGGCCGTTTGGATTTTATACTGTTTTGTTATTTCTGGCAGAGCTGTATGAAATCCCGATTCCTTAACAAGGAGTAACAAGGGCGATCAAACGATCGCTCCTAAAATTCCTTACACTTCTTACAAAATGATTGACCATGTGGTTCATTTTCATATCCATTTTCTTGGAGAAAAAAACTATCTCGGTTCTAAAACTTTACAACTTCCAGATCATGCGATTAAATTAAGAGTACCCTTTTGACAAAAGGATGCTCTAAAAAAATAGCAGTTACTTATTGCTGTCCAATCCATCTTTTCTACGGAGGAAAAGGTATGAAAACAAAAAAACGTATCCTGCTCGCTTTACTTTACTCAGTTCTTGTCTTTTTCTTTTGTTCCGGATCTACTAGTTGTACAACCAACTACAGCGACCCTGCTAATGCTATTGATATTCCATCAATACAGTAGGTGTACGGCAGCGTAACCTTTTCAGATTCAGCATCCCTGCAAAGCACCGGGCCACATCCTGAAGGAGAAACAAGAAAATCCAGCAAGCCCAGGGGAACCCCCTGGGCATCAATTCCTTACACTTCTTACAACATCTCGTTCTTAGGCGAATTTTCCTTATCCAGATTAAAGACCGCATGCAACGCCCGAACCGCCAGTTCGTTATACTTCTCTTCAATCACACAGTAAACCTTGACAATGCCTTCCGCCGGTCACGGATTCCGCCCCGATCTCTTTAGCGATCTTCTGCACGATTTCCATTGTCCGTACGTAATCGGTCCGCATTACGGTACAGGAAAAATTACCTCATCATCAAAACAACAAGCCAGTGGCGGGCTACGGCAACATAAACTCCCGCACAGCGACCATGAGCAAAACACAGTGGACTATACAGGACCTCATTGATCTGGAGTTTTTCCTGACGCATGCCCCCGAAAAGGTACCGTACGTTCTTAAGCTTTGGCACCACGAAACAACTTCAGAACGTCCAGACAGCAAACTGCTCCAAGGCTGGCTCTCATACCGTAAGGTGGTCTGGCTCAAGAAAACAGGAAAAACAGCTCCGTTCGGACGGCTCTGGCAGAAACATTTCGATGATTCTGCTAAAGCAGCCCTGTTGGCCGGTTTACTCGCCGGAGAAGCACTGACATTTTTTCTTTTTTCCTCTCCAGAGCATAAGCCCATCAATGCGGCGAGCTATTTTGCCGTTTTTATTCTTGTCCAGGCCGTTTTCCTTCTCCTGTCGGCGGCCACCCAGTTTTTCTCCAACCTGCTGTTCCCTCTTTTTTATCAGCGGTTGCAGAACGCTGCCTCTGCTGAGCTGAAGCAACCAATTCATATCTCCAGCACCACGCAATTACGGCAAAGATATGGTCGGATATTTGCCCGCCCATTTTTTCAACTTACCCAACTTTTCTGGATAGGTATTAATGCCGGGGGAATAGCAGTCACCCTTTTCAGGATATTCAGTGACGATATCTCGCTGGGCTGGCAGATCGGGAATATGCACGCCGATACCCTGCACAGGCTGGTCTCCTGGATAAGTCTTCCCTGGTTCTGGCTACCTTCCACCTCTGTCCCTTCGCTCATCCAAGTAGAGCAAACACAATTAGCTACAGACATGGGCGTGTCTTATTATATTCACAGCTCAAACTACCTCCAGGCCTCAGTCCTTGTCCCCTGGGGAAGTTTCCTCTGCCTATCCATAGCATTTTATGGCGTGCTGCCTTGGCTTCTCCTGCTGCTGGCCGGGATGATACGACAATCTTATGACCTTGCCCGACTTGATTTCCAGCAGGATCATTTTCAGCCGCTCCTCCAACATTTACGCAACCTACTTACTGCAAAGGAGGTCCAACCAGCTCAAGGTCCACAACGAAAAAAAATATCACAGGATGTCTGGCTGAATTTTCAACAGGATTATTTACACCCTTTTCTTCACCACTTGTTCTACATCCTTGCTCCAAATAAAAATCCTCCGGATGAAAATTCACCTCAAGGAAAAATTTTACTGGAGCACAGGAAAAGTATTCGTCAACATAGTTTAGTCGTCCACTGCTGGATCTTTCCCATCATCCTCATCATGAGTCTGGTGCTTTACAAAATATTCTTCAAATCCTCACACGCCTCCTTCTTGCCCTGGCTACTATATATCGGCATAATAGGGTTTGCCCTGGTGCTGTTGATCCCCCCTGCACGTAAAAATATTGTCGAAATCTACAAGAACACGCAGTTTACCTTCCTTGTCACTGATAAAATAATAAGCTGCTCCGGCGGCGGGACAGCTTTACCTATACCAGCTTATTGTATTGCTATTGATTCAATTGACCGTATCATCAAAAAAACCGAGTACAAGGAAAAAGATGGTCAAAAAAATATCCGCGTTCATTACCGCATAGTCAATATTCGTGGTCAACGGTATGACATTCCTTCTTCTTTCGATAATCCGAGGGAAAAAATCGTTCAATGCATTACAGAACACTGGCCGGATATCATTGTCCACGAACAAACTGATAAGACGTTTGAGATCAGGAACGCTCCGTCCAGTGAAGATTCATGGCAAACCAAAATCCTGCCGGAACAGAAAGCTCAGATTCATTCACAGAACCTCACCTCACCCGCTCACTCAGCTGAAGACGACCAAACAAAAATTCTGCTGGAACACAAACAAAGCATTCGTGCAAGCAGTTTAATCTCAATGTGTTGGCTTTCTCCGTTTATCCTCATGACAATTCTGATGATATACAAAACATTCTTCAATGTCCTGCGAGCCTCTTCCTTCCCCTGGGTATCTGTCGGCGTAATAGGCTTTGTCCTGGTACTGCTGATATGCGTAGCTTTTGCAAACATCATCGATATCTTCAGAAACAAACAGTTCCTGTTCCTTATTACAGATAAAATGATAAGCTGCTCCGAAGGAGGAACAGCTTTGTCTGTACAACCTTACAGCCTTACGATTGACTCAATTGACTACATCATAAGAAAAAACGAGTATAGTGAAAAGGATGGCAAAAAAACACCCCGCATGCATTACCGTATCGTCGATATTCATGGTGAACAATTCGACATAACTTCCTCGTTTGATAATCCCCAAAAAGAAATCGTTCAATGCATCACAGAACACTGGCCGCATATTGAGATCCGGGAGGAAACGGAAAAGAAGCCGGGGAGTGACGAACCGTCGGCTGAGGAGGGCACATTCTACGTGTAGTTGTGGTCCTCACCTAAACAAGTGAGGACCTGCGTTTTCAGTCTTACAAGAATACCGACAGGGGTATTCCGAGCCCTCTTCTACCAACTACGCTCATCAATCAGCTGTCCTTGAGTGGACACAACTGCCTGCCGCACTGGCACTTCAGCCTCTGCATCCTTATAGGCCTTTTTGACGATCTGGAGCATAGCTGAACAACAGGGCACTTCCATAATGAGGATAGTCACCGAGTTCAGCTTACGTGTCTTAAACAGCTCCGTAAAACGGTCCACATAGAGCTGCTGGTCATCAAACTTGGGGCAGCCCATCATCACCACCCGGCCCTGCAAGAAATCCTGCTGCAAACCGGCATAGGCCACAGCAGTGCAGTCGGCTGCGATCAATAGATCGCAATTTTCCAAAAATGGTGCTGTGGGCGGAACCAGGCGAATCTGAACCGGCCAATGGCTGAGCTGTGACAAGGCAGAACTCGCCTGAAAACTGGGCTCATTCGCGGTCTGACAAGGCGAAGATTGCGGAAAGGTCTTGAGTTGCGCTGATGGACAGCCGCCCCCCACAGGTTGCTCCTGCTGCATTTTTTGCTCTGCCAGAAAGACCTCTACCGCCCCTTCATCAAAAGCATCGGCCTCACGTTCAATAATCTGCAAGGCCCCTGTGGGACAATGACCAAGGCAGGCTCCCAGCCCATCGCAGAGCTTATCTGCTACCAAACGGGCCTTCCCATCAATGATCTGCAAAGATCCCTCGGCACAATTGGGCACGCATTCTCCACAGCCGGTACAGAGCTCTTCATTAATTTCAATAATCTTTCTCTTCATATCTCTTCCTTCATCCTTTTTCCTTGTATTTGCTCAGCACCTTTATCCCCTGCTCGGCACCTGATTTGGTCAGGAATAATTCCGGCAAGCGATCAAGCTG contains:
- a CDS encoding 4Fe-4S dicluster domain-containing protein, whose amino-acid sequence is MKRKIIEINEELCTGCGECVPNCAEGSLQIIDGKARLVADKLCDGLGACLGHCPTGALQIIEREADAFDEGAVEVFLAEQKMQQEQPVGGGCPSAQLKTFPQSSPCQTANEPSFQASSALSQLSHWPVQIRLVPPTAPFLENCDLLIAADCTAVAYAGLQQDFLQGRVVMMGCPKFDDQQLYVDRFTELFKTRKLNSVTILIMEVPCCSAMLQIVKKAYKDAEAEVPVRQAVVSTQGQLIDERSW
- a CDS encoding AAA family ATPase — its product is MKIQRLTIENFRGIREMELAFHPRLNVFAGKNGVGKTTILEALGQTIDIARLNHVAGNEKQNLESRGIINSDDTQINAEHARLDLQLSLKNQTITTTASSNPEEISSDLFNHFPEANIKLPHITLSESRSAMAGTYAPPDKTMNMISGIDSLIGIIVNNTTRYGHYFAWISEREALENNRLRKFIDSGKVFGKDHFEKDNILQRVKKVIEDITGFSGLFHDRERYGFTLQKDVGKEKDALLFSQLSSGEKHLVAFVTMIAVYLAATFSESTNPLQEQAIFLIDAIELHLHPSWQRELIPKLLHSFPGCQFIITTHSPQVLGNIKPESIFLLKRENDEIICEHPDESYGMTMDRVLELVMDEESRPNKKIREDIEHLFDHISRKEFDKASHLLKALKQDIPSDPEVLRAEMLLHKKGLSL
- a CDS encoding DUF2868 domain-containing protein translates to MSKTQWTIQDLIDLEFFLTHAPEKVPYVLKLWHHETTSERPDSKLLQGWLSYRKVVWLKKTGKTAPFGRLWQKHFDDSAKAALLAGLLAGEALTFFLFSSPEHKPINAASYFAVFILVQAVFLLLSAATQFFSNLLFPLFYQRLQNAASAELKQPIHISSTTQLRQRYGRIFARPFFQLTQLFWIGINAGGIAVTLFRIFSDDISLGWQIGNMHADTLHRLVSWISLPWFWLPSTSVPSLIQVEQTQLATDMGVSYYIHSSNYLQASVLVPWGSFLCLSIAFYGVLPWLLLLLAGMIRQSYDLARLDFQQDHFQPLLQHLRNLLTAKEVQPAQGPQRKKISQDVWLNFQQDYLHPFLHHLFYILAPNKNPPDENSPQGKILLEHRKSIRQHSLVVHCWIFPIILIMSLVLYKIFFKSSHASFLPWLLYIGIIGFALVLLIPPARKNIVEIYKNTQFTFLVTDKIISCSGGGTALPIPAYCIAIDSIDRIIKKTEYKEKDGQKNIRVHYRIVNIRGQRYDIPSSFDNPREKIVQCITEHWPDIIVHEQTDKTFEIRNAPSSEDSWQTKILPEQKAQIHSQNLTSPAHSAEDDQTKILLEHKQSIRASSLISMCWLSPFILMTILMIYKTFFNVLRASSFPWVSVGVIGFVLVLLICVAFANIIDIFRNKQFLFLITDKMISCSEGGTALSVQPYSLTIDSIDYIIRKNEYSEKDGKKTPRMHYRIVDIHGEQFDITSSFDNPQKEIVQCITEHWPHIEIREETEKKPGSDEPSAEEGTFYV
- a CDS encoding retron system putative HNH endonuclease, encoding MKHIKKNMPEPDQFSRWKKQNKTAGWNNFSGGAEYGEVKEQLIAEQLGMCCYCEVLISLDACHIEHLQPKSVYPQNMFAYENLLVSCNRKGSCGRKKGKWYSSALVSPLDQDCEKRFTYTLDGRIIPSDKEDVSAFETIEKLGLNCSQLKDRRRSIIIMMDNHGNGPEPNYLQTVTAGILQREKAWPFGFYTVLLFLAELYEIPIP